CTTTTTCAATAACGAATACTGACTGCGTTCAACACCAACAGGACTAATGAGTATCAacttttcaatcaaattcagGGATATCCCACGCTCAATGatctttttattatatttcaaGGCATACGCACAACTCAAATATCCACCAAAGGAATGACCCatcaaaatgaattttCCAATATTACGTTTTTTTCTCCACGTCTCCAAAGAATCAATGAACCAATCTTCCACTTTATAAATATCTTGTTTAGTTTTCGATGGAAATTGAGGGAATTTCGGTCTAGAACTCAACCCAAACCCAAGCAAATCTATTGCGTGAATTTTGATCCCTGGTATTCTCGAcaatgaatcaaaattgTCTATAAACAATCCCAAGGAAGCAGCATACCCGTGCACTAATACAATTTCCTTTGTTGACGACGCATCCTTTGATGTGTCTTTTTCTagattttcaataaacAATTCATGAATATAGTTCCCGTTTCCAATATCTGTGTTGATTACACTTGCACGGCGCAGACCATCTGATTCAGGGAAAAATGGCAAATACGAAAGCAATCGTCTCTCAACTTGCTCATCAGCATATGAAGGTTTTAAACTTTGTTTAAACCAGTCAGTGGCACTTTGGAGCCAGGGATAAGATGGGGTTTTTCTACCATCATTGAATTCACTCACTTTCTGACGTTTGCTCGTTGAAGGActagtggtagtggtggaAGTTACTGTTTCGGTCGACATGTGTAGTTTCTTGATGATATAGAgatcaaaagaaaaaatacaaaacaGCAAGATTCAAATCTTGTATTTATATGATGAGTAAGtactgcaaaaaaaaaaaagcaaaagcCCCCAATTGATAACGGGAAGAATAAAATGcggaaagaaagaaagaaagaacgtgtacaacaatagaaaaaaaaagaaattctcTTTAAGAATCGGCCGTCAGCTTATATCCGTTGGGTAGAAATCGGCAACAGGAATAcacccaaaaaaatattgttgctTGTCAACCGTTCTCCGTTACCCGTTCTTGGTAAATACCCGAagccaacaaaaaaaattctagAGCCGTATTTCCATTTTCAAGACCTGTCATGCAGTGGTTTCTATTATACATGTTCTAAGAAATATATAGAACGTTTATTTGTAATATAAGTACAGATGGCGTTGCCTAAACTCAGTACCGGAATTAAACCAAGTTACAGTACCATCGTACatacaaagaaaaaacgTGTTTTGAAAGACAGTTGGATTTGACGTCAAATAGTTTAATCAACTGCATCTTTAAACTTTGTATTGTTCTGGTCTTTTTGTTtaagcaacaacaagtgACATGGTATTTGAGTTTGAAAATTGGCCAGTCGTAAACGTGTGACATTTGTTTAGGTTGAAATCGCAACCAAATTTTTACGAAATACACAAGGCCATGACATTTTTCTCCTTAAAGTTAGACAACCTTTACAGAAATACTAGTTGAAGCACTTTCTATATTAAGCTGCAAAAAGACAAACTACTTGAAAGACTTCTATTGTTGGTCTAAGATGTCCGCGGCACAACCGCAATACTTCTAACAAACTATCTCATCATAATAATCTTATTCTGCTTCCCTCTCTGGCATGACTACGTTTTATCACAGAAGCCTCTATGGAATTGGCACACAAACACTTCAAACTTCTTTTGACATCCAATACGGCCCTTCATATCTCTTCGTTCATGTTAACactatttttaaaattcaGTAGAAATGCTTCCTTctttatattgttttgttttaaacTCTCGATTTTATCCAAAGTATAACTCAACGTCTCATTGATACCTTCAACCTCCAGCATtagatttttcaaattactCAATTTCAACCTTAGACTCCCCAAgtatttatcaaaatctttTGGAGTTACCTTGCtgttttcttcattattcaaatcatataacaaattaaacaagTCAGGCAAGATTTCTAGCGATCTCATTTTCTCAATGGGATCCACATCTGGTTCAGTCTCAAGCTGGGCTTGCTCTTGAGTAAACTGCTCTGGCGGTTCAGACTTGACTTCAATTTTAGCAGGCTCCAATTCATTACTATTCTGGGCTATTTCACTTGTTACCACATCGTCCACCTCCATGTTATCATTTGTTGACAAATTTTCCTGTTGGGTTTGTTGTATTActgaattatcaattgttaaGTCAATTGGTGTACCTATATTAATATCACCCAACATCGAGGTATCATTAGACAA
The Candida albicans SC5314 chromosome 7, complete sequence genome window above contains:
- a CDS encoding uncharacterized protein (Predicted mitochondrial cardiolipin-specific phospholipase; upregulated in an azole-resistant strain that overexpresses MDR1; induced by Mnl1 under weak acid stress; rat catheter and Spider biofilm induced) translates to MSTETVTSTTTTSPSTSKRQKVSEFNDGRKTPSYPWLQSATDWFKQSLKPSYADEQVERRLLSYLPFFPESDGSRRASVINTDIGNGNYIHELFIENLEKDTSKDASSTKEIVLVHGYAASLGLFIDNFDSLSRIPGIKIHAIDLLGFGLSSRPKFPQFPSKTKQDIYKVEDWFIDSLETWRKKRNIGKFILMGHSFGGYLSCAYALKYNKKIIERGISSNLIEKLILISPVGVERSQYSLLKKETNLTPQVSPEQELLVNQEDIVHGNEIEQDPRTRTRRLLEYMWVHNYSPFAIIRNAGPFKSKLISRWTTHRFSHVYYQDEQQFKNIHDYIYRIFNGKGSGEYALTRVLDVGAVAKLPLLDRCPEKFVKMKLPTLWLYGDKDWMNDEAGLEMTNEINDLSIKENSEKLASFHIISNAGHHLYLDNPPEFAKIVFQFLKFKKGKV
- the MED9 gene encoding Med9p (RNA polymerase II mediator complex subunit; Hap43p-repressed gene), coding for MYSNRKISRPKFILIVQLIMSSPQPNDSNSKMPSPMLSNDTSMLGDINIGTPIDLTIDNSVIQQTQQENLSTNDNMEVDDVVTSEIAQNSNELEPAKIEVKSEPPEQFTQEQAQLETEPDVDPIEKMRSLEILPDLFNLLYDLNNEENSKVTPKDFDKYLGSLRLKLSNLKNLMSEVEGINETLSYTLDKIESLKQNNIKKEAFLSNFKNSVNMNEEI